In Carya illinoinensis cultivar Pawnee chromosome 10, C.illinoinensisPawnee_v1, whole genome shotgun sequence, one DNA window encodes the following:
- the LOC122278550 gene encoding uncharacterized protein LOC122278550 has product MQVQVPHLTAFDRFCKQHPPLFDGKGTELDADNWLERLEKIFSVISCTEEQKVEFAAYNLADVANGWWKATRGFIQQELGEAIPISWNKFKEAFNDRFFPVSIREAKAREFADLKQGTMTVRQYASKFVELSRFAPHLVHTEALKAEKFERGLNPRIMDSLLALKIRKFADLEDRAVILEENLRVRAGEFSQRKRPFYAMEQNKGKRPMYNPMPKPIQVVKPPQRGTTAPHPACQNCGKRHAGKCLMGTNICFKCGKIGHLARECTMLVAPNTQVQNQGQKNPAPARVFALTFDDADTSPNVVTGILPLFSHRALVLFDSGATHSLYPVNMHA; this is encoded by the coding sequence ATGCAAGTACAAGTCCCACATCTGACTGCTTTTGATCGCTTCTGCAAACAGCATCCTCCGTTGTTTGATGGCAAGGGTACGGAATTAGATGCAGATAATTGGTTAGAGCGCTTGGAGAAAATTTTCAGTGTAATCAGCTGTACCGAGGAACAAAAGGTAGAATTTGCAGCATATAACTTGGCTGATGTGGCCAATGGGTGGTGGAAGGCCACTCGCGGATTTATTCAGCAGGAATTGGGCGAAGCTATCCCTATATCAtggaataaatttaaagaggCATTTAATGACCGGTTCTTTCCTGTATCCATTCGAGAGGCCAAGGCCCGAGAGTTTGCTGACTTGAAACAAGGGACAATGACAGTGAGACAGTATGCATCAAAATTTGTGGAGTTGTCGAGATTTGCCCCACACTTGGTCCACACTGAGGCACTGAAGGCCGAGAAGTTTGAGCGAGGCCTAAACCCCAGAATTATGGACTCCCTTCTTGCATTGAAGATTAGAAAGTTCGCGGACTTGGAAGATAGAGCAGTGATACTTGAGGAGAATTTACGAGTCCGGGCAGGGGAATTCAGTCAAAGGAAGAGGCCATTTTATGCCATGGAGCAAAATAAGGGCAAGAGACCTATGTACAACCCGATGCCCAAGCCAATCCAAGTGGTCAAACCTCCCCAGCGTGGTACAACAGCGCCTCACCCCGCATGCCAAAACTGTGGCAAACGTCATGCTGGGAAGTGCCTTATGGGGACTAACATCTGCTTTAAATGTGGTAAGATAGGTCATTTGGCACGGGAGTGTACAATGCTTGTGGCCCCTAATACTCAAGTGCAGAATCAAGGGCAGAAGAATCCAGCACCGGCTCGAGTTTTCGCGTTAACATTTGATGATGCTGATACTTCTCCTAATGTGGTAACAGGTATTCTTCCCCTGTTTTCACATCGTGCTTTAGTActatttgattctggtgctacGCATTCATTATATCCCGTAAATATGCATGCCTGA